In Candidatus Binatia bacterium, a genomic segment contains:
- a CDS encoding EAL domain-containing protein, whose protein sequence is MNILVIEDNPVSRNSVRAALEAEGHHIIEAADGKTGLELMAREKPDLVLEDLLLPDVDGFDLASQLRASPGAADVPILALTGLLTKGDELRMADAPFADYLFKPVETERLVAAVRAHLAAARPRVETPGKKRRVLAIDDDPAQLKLLKTNLVHLGFEVDTAANGAEGWSKIKSWRPDAVVSDVLMPAMDGFEFCMKVRAEPELARVPVVLVSSNYEDEADKKLARHVGANCLVERTPDFAETIQALLKSLQQPPPLPVRDEQSLQAEHKERLSQQLDRQARLSAQLARWCAVQSAQISVLASVGENLQKGNTDTKSLLTDVLAHYLNVTGFSRGAIYLAKQKGQLELSAQLGFSQSAEDSLIDFFGNEELLRDAMQKGEPVSLSLAPPSRIPVALLLTQLRAKAALVNPLLFRAERLGVVVLLSETKEIDEEWLPFSKSISHQIGQAVAFGRAVSRLKYLADHDPLTGLANRNRLRERLQQIIVAGSPSALYLVNLDRFQEINNTLSYQNGDLLLRQAAQRLEGAFPRAETIARLGADEFAVLSSERITLESIRQTAQKIIKTLDPPFKLDRLPVALQASLGVALFPEHGDDPDDLLSYADIALRSAKKDRTGYAVYSSEIDQYSPQRLTMMGELRDAIGRDELELYYQPKISFKTGRTIGVEALVRWRHPQHGWIRPNQFVPLAEKTGLIYPLTRWVLGKALAQLKSWHDAGLEIGMAVNLSARDLQRSSLPEHVAQLRQAAGMTHNGLTLELTESALLADSDKTQAGFRRLRDMGVHFSIDDFGTGYSSLSYLNKLPVNEIKIDQSFVAGLTTDPDSAAIVRSTIDLGRDLGLTVVAEGVEDQNTWENLAALGCDAAQGYHMCRPAPAEELTLWMNESPWGVV, encoded by the coding sequence ATCTTGGCGCTGACCGGACTGCTCACGAAAGGCGACGAACTGAGAATGGCCGATGCGCCGTTCGCCGACTACCTCTTCAAGCCCGTCGAGACGGAGCGCCTCGTCGCCGCCGTCCGCGCCCATCTCGCAGCGGCGCGGCCGCGCGTGGAAACCCCGGGCAAGAAACGGCGGGTGCTGGCCATCGACGACGACCCGGCGCAACTCAAGCTCCTGAAGACCAACCTCGTTCATCTCGGCTTCGAAGTGGATACGGCCGCGAACGGCGCCGAGGGATGGAGCAAAATCAAGAGCTGGCGTCCCGACGCCGTCGTCTCCGACGTCCTGATGCCCGCCATGGACGGCTTCGAGTTTTGCATGAAGGTGCGCGCGGAGCCGGAGCTGGCGCGCGTCCCCGTGGTGCTCGTCAGCAGCAACTATGAAGACGAAGCGGACAAAAAGCTCGCCCGCCACGTCGGCGCCAATTGCCTGGTGGAGCGCACTCCGGATTTCGCGGAAACGATCCAGGCCCTGCTCAAAAGCCTGCAACAGCCCCCTCCTCTTCCGGTCCGGGACGAACAGTCGCTGCAGGCCGAACACAAGGAGCGGCTCTCGCAACAGCTCGACCGCCAGGCGCGGCTCAGCGCGCAACTGGCGCGCTGGTGCGCCGTTCAGAGCGCGCAGATTTCCGTGCTCGCCAGCGTCGGAGAAAATCTTCAAAAGGGGAACACCGATACGAAATCGCTGCTGACCGACGTCCTGGCTCACTACCTCAACGTCACCGGGTTCTCGCGCGGCGCGATCTATCTAGCCAAGCAGAAAGGCCAGCTCGAGCTCTCCGCCCAGCTCGGCTTTTCCCAGTCGGCGGAAGATTCGCTCATCGACTTCTTCGGCAACGAAGAACTGCTGCGCGACGCGATGCAGAAAGGCGAGCCGGTCTCACTCTCTCTGGCGCCGCCCAGCCGCATCCCGGTGGCGCTTTTACTGACCCAGCTCAGAGCCAAGGCGGCGCTGGTCAACCCGCTGCTCTTTCGGGCGGAGCGGCTCGGAGTCGTCGTGCTGCTTTCCGAGACCAAAGAGATCGACGAAGAGTGGCTGCCGTTCTCCAAATCGATCAGCCACCAGATCGGCCAGGCGGTCGCGTTCGGCCGGGCCGTATCCAGGCTCAAATATCTGGCGGACCACGATCCCCTGACCGGCCTCGCCAACCGCAATCGCCTGCGCGAGCGGCTGCAGCAAATCATCGTGGCCGGAAGCCCCTCGGCGCTCTATCTGGTCAATCTGGACCGCTTTCAGGAAATCAACAACACGCTCAGCTACCAGAACGGCGACCTGTTGCTCAGGCAAGCGGCGCAAAGGCTCGAGGGGGCGTTCCCGCGCGCCGAAACCATCGCGCGTCTCGGCGCGGACGAATTCGCCGTCTTGTCGAGCGAGAGAATCACGCTGGAGAGCATCCGGCAAACCGCGCAAAAAATTATCAAGACCCTCGACCCGCCGTTCAAGCTCGACCGCCTTCCGGTCGCGCTCCAGGCGAGCCTCGGCGTGGCGCTTTTTCCGGAACATGGCGACGATCCCGACGATCTCTTATCGTACGCGGATATAGCGCTGAGATCAGCGAAGAAAGACCGCACCGGCTACGCCGTCTATTCCAGCGAGATCGACCAGTACAGCCCGCAGCGCCTGACCATGATGGGCGAGCTGCGCGACGCGATCGGGCGCGACGAGCTGGAGCTCTACTACCAGCCAAAAATAAGCTTCAAAACCGGCCGGACGATCGGCGTCGAGGCGCTCGTGCGCTGGCGCCACCCGCAGCACGGCTGGATACGGCCGAATCAATTCGTTCCGCTCGCGGAAAAGACCGGCCTGATCTATCCCCTCACCCGCTGGGTGCTGGGCAAGGCGTTGGCGCAGTTGAAGTCGTGGCACGACGCGGGCCTGGAGATCGGCATGGCGGTCAACCTGTCGGCGCGGGATCTGCAACGATCCTCTCTCCCCGAGCACGTCGCCCAGCTCCGCCAGGCGGCCGGCATGACGCATAACGGACTGACTCTGGAGCTCACCGAGAGCGCCTTGTTGGCCGATTCGGATAAGACCCAGGCGGGCTTCCGGCGGCTGAGAGACATGGGTGTCCACTTCTCGATCGACGACTTCGGCACCGGCTACTCGTCGCTCTCCTATCTCAACAAGCTGCCGGTCAACGAAATCAAGATCGATCAATCCTTCGTAGCGGGCCTGACGACCGATCCCGACAGCGCCGCCATCGTGCGCTCGACGATCGACTTGGGCCGCGATCTGGGCCTCACGGTCGTCGCCGAAGGCGTCGAGGATCAAAACACTTGGGAAAACCTCGCGGCCCTGGGCTGCGACGCCGCGCAAGGGTACCACATGTGCCGCCCCGCTCCGGCGGAAGAGCTGACCCTCTGGATGAACGAGTCGCCGTGGGGGGTGGTATGA
- a CDS encoding response regulator — protein MLTDVFSTDDRRRPLGLAVIFLIFVFPVLLIAALSYLSTQRDLSATEYSRKQSIAYLTATIVKEKLDRMVDIGLSLSTRVRFRQLVVDANWQQAIEILAEVPKDFPFIERVFLSDPEGNLMADRPELPGVVGKNFAHRDWYQGVSKNWRPYISEVYQRAAEPKYNVIAISVPVTSQETRRVHGILVLQIPLDMFLEWTRNIEVGPSGFVYFVDRKGQLIAHPNFPPQEKIVDFLDVPVVQKVLRGERGIDVQVNPIEKEERIAAFEPVPGYGWGVVATQPTATAFAPQKAELKRLVVVYGFIILLSAFFAYVIFSAMAERKTFEEQLERKNRELKQQSLRVEEASRLKSEFLANMSHELRTPLNGIIGFAEMMHDARLGPVSEQHKEYLGDILTSAEHLLKLINDVLDLSKVEAGRMEFHPESLSLEKLARETCDIVRTLSARKRLKLETHIDPETDSVALDPAKLKQVLYNYLSNAIKFTPDGGRITVRAAPESANEFRLEVEDTGAGIKPEDMGKLFTEFQQLHAPHATEYKGTGLGLALTKKIVEAQGGRVGVSSVLGQGSVFFAVLPRRFEPAGARVETAEAKPAPATEPGRPTILVIEDDPKDQSWLVESVVGAGYNVEVAGNGTKALALCSRQTFDAITLDLMLPDMNGWDLLRKLRNDSLNQATPVIVVTVIADKAAAVGYRIEEFLTKPVTASDLIAAMKRIGIVQGRSQKILCIDDDPHSLKLAETALHNASYAPLCHIDAQDALRWLKKERPAAVILDLLMPGMDGFEFLERFHRIKDTHRIPILVWTVKDLTNEDRSRLQASVQAIVTKGPNGTAQLLEELGIHIGLAASGKTAVKNPGIRAEREDHTEEVKHL, from the coding sequence ATGTTGACCGACGTCTTTTCCACCGACGACCGCCGGCGCCCGCTCGGCCTGGCGGTTATTTTTCTCATTTTCGTTTTTCCGGTTCTCCTCATCGCGGCTTTGAGCTACCTGAGCACCCAGCGGGACCTGAGCGCCACGGAATATTCCAGGAAACAAAGCATCGCTTATCTCACGGCCACGATCGTCAAAGAAAAACTGGATCGCATGGTCGATATCGGGCTGTCGCTGTCGACGCGCGTGCGCTTCCGTCAATTGGTCGTGGACGCAAACTGGCAGCAGGCGATCGAGATCCTGGCGGAGGTCCCGAAAGACTTTCCTTTCATCGAACGGGTGTTTCTGAGCGACCCCGAGGGCAACCTCATGGCCGACCGTCCGGAACTCCCGGGCGTCGTGGGAAAAAATTTCGCCCACCGCGACTGGTATCAGGGCGTCAGCAAAAACTGGCGGCCCTATATCTCCGAAGTTTATCAAAGGGCGGCGGAGCCGAAGTACAACGTGATCGCTATCTCCGTGCCGGTTACGAGCCAAGAAACCCGGCGCGTCCACGGCATCCTGGTGCTACAGATTCCTCTCGATATGTTTCTCGAATGGACCCGAAATATAGAGGTAGGGCCGTCCGGGTTTGTCTACTTCGTAGACCGTAAAGGACAACTGATCGCCCACCCCAACTTTCCCCCTCAAGAAAAGATCGTCGATTTTCTCGACGTTCCCGTGGTGCAAAAGGTTCTCCGCGGCGAGCGCGGCATCGATGTTCAGGTCAATCCCATCGAAAAAGAAGAGCGGATCGCCGCTTTCGAGCCCGTGCCCGGCTATGGCTGGGGCGTCGTCGCGACTCAACCGACGGCGACGGCTTTCGCGCCGCAGAAGGCGGAGCTAAAACGCCTGGTCGTCGTTTACGGCTTCATCATTCTTCTGAGCGCGTTCTTTGCGTACGTGATCTTTAGCGCGATGGCCGAGCGCAAAACATTCGAGGAACAACTCGAGAGAAAAAACCGCGAGCTGAAGCAGCAATCTCTCCGCGTGGAGGAAGCGAGCCGGCTGAAGAGCGAGTTCCTGGCGAACATGTCGCACGAGCTGCGCACGCCGCTGAACGGCATCATCGGCTTCGCCGAGATGATGCACGACGCGAGGCTCGGCCCGGTCTCCGAGCAGCACAAGGAGTACCTCGGCGATATTCTTACCAGCGCCGAGCACCTCCTGAAGCTCATCAACGACGTTCTCGACCTGTCCAAGGTCGAAGCCGGCAGGATGGAGTTCCATCCCGAATCGCTGAGCCTGGAAAAGCTGGCGCGGGAGACCTGCGATATCGTTCGCACCCTGAGCGCGAGGAAGCGTCTGAAGCTAGAGACCCATATCGATCCGGAGACCGACTCCGTAGCGCTCGATCCCGCCAAGCTCAAGCAGGTGCTTTACAACTACCTGTCCAATGCGATCAAGTTCACTCCCGACGGGGGCCGGATAACGGTTCGCGCCGCGCCGGAGAGCGCGAACGAATTTCGCCTGGAGGTGGAAGATACCGGCGCCGGCATCAAGCCCGAGGACATGGGAAAACTTTTCACCGAATTCCAGCAACTGCACGCTCCCCACGCCACCGAATACAAGGGCACCGGGCTGGGTCTGGCGCTGACGAAAAAAATCGTCGAAGCGCAAGGCGGCCGAGTGGGAGTGAGCAGCGTTTTGGGCCAAGGAAGCGTTTTCTTCGCGGTTCTGCCGCGGCGCTTCGAACCCGCCGGCGCCCGGGTCGAAACAGCGGAGGCGAAGCCGGCTCCCGCGACCGAGCCCGGCCGGCCGACGATTCTAGTCATCGAAGACGATCCGAAGGACCAGTCCTGGCTCGTCGAGAGCGTCGTCGGCGCCGGCTACAACGTCGAAGTCGCCGGGAACGGAACGAAAGCCCTGGCTCTCTGCAGCCGGCAAACTTTCGACGCCATCACTTTAGATCTCATGCTTCCGGACATGAACGGCTGGGACCTGCTGCGCAAGCTCCGCAACGACAGCTTGAATCAAGCAACGCCCGTCATCGTGGTCACCGTCATCGCCGACAAGGCCGCCGCCGTCGGCTACCGGATCGAAGAATTTCTCACCAAGCCGGTGACGGCGTCCGATCTCATCGCGGCGATGAAAAGAATCGGTATCGTGCAGGGCCGGTCGCAAAAAATCCTCTGTATCGACGACGACCCCCATTCGTTGAAACTGGCCGAGACCGCCCTGCACAACGCCAGCTACGCGCCGCTGTGCCATATCGATGCACAGGACGCGCTTCGTTGGCTGAAGAAAGAGCGTCCCGCCGCCGTCATTCTCGACCTTTTGATGCCGGGCATGGACGGCTTTGAATTCCTGGAGCGCTTTCACCGGATCAAAGACACGCACCGCATCCCGATCCTCGTCTGGACGGTGAAGGACCTGACGAACGAGGACCGAAGCCGTCTCCAGGCGTCCGTCCAAGCCATTGTGACCAAGGGACCCAATGGGACCGCGCAACTTTTGGAGGAACTGGGAATCCATATCGGCCTCGCCGCGAGCGGGAAGACCGCCGTGAAAAATCCCGGGATACGAGCGGAAAGAGAGGACCATACGGAGGAGGTCAAGCACTTATAA